One region of Vigna angularis cultivar LongXiaoDou No.4 chromosome 10, ASM1680809v1, whole genome shotgun sequence genomic DNA includes:
- the LOC108334809 gene encoding thioredoxin H-type: MAGASEEGQVIGCHTIEAWTEQLQKGNDSKKLIVVDFTASWCGPCRFISPFLAELAKKYVNVVFLKVDVDELKTVAEDFAVEAMPTFVFVKEGTLLGKVVGAKKEELQQTIDKHVSAANA; the protein is encoded by the exons ATGGCCGGCGCATCGGAAGAGGGACAAGTCATCGGCTGCCACACCATTGAGGCATGGACGGAACAACTCCAAAAGGGCAATGATTCCAAGAAACTC ATTGTGGTGGATTTTACTGCTTCTTGGTGTGGACCATGCCGTTTCATTTCTCCATTCCTGGCTGAGCTGGCTAAGAAGTACGTAAATGTCGTATTTCTGAAGGTGGATGTAGACGAattaaag ACTGTTGCTGAAGATTTTGCTGTTGAGGCAATGCCGACTTTTGTGTTTGTGAAAGAGGGAACTCTTCTGGGCAAAGTGGTGGGAGCAAAGAAGGAAGAATTGCAGCAGACAATAGACAAACATGTGTCTGCAGCTAATGCTTAA
- the LOC108335290 gene encoding protein WALLS ARE THIN 1 isoform X1, producing the protein MLPERANLHIALTFLQFCYAGNHIFLRIALDTGVSKLIFPVFRNITALVLLGPLAYFSEKKDRPSITTYCVVHFFLLGLVGITMKEGFYLLGLEKTSPTFAAAMQNSVPALTFLMAALLRYESVHFNRIDGVAKVLGVLASVGGATIITLYKGPVIYSPRLGFNQEQYLTMMGDTPGKDWNLGGIYLFCHSLCWSGWIVMQAFVLKIYSAPLTVSAFTCFFGVVQFLTIAAFFEKDSKAWQFNSSGEIYSVLFSGVVTSGLASAIQIWTIGKGGPVLASIYLPLQTLLVAVMASIIFGEEFFLGGIIGAFLIIFGLYLVVWGRSQETKTLREVIGPLDSKNHWEERSDAFSLNQPLITAQSS; encoded by the exons ATGTTGCCCGAACGAGCTAATCTGCACATAGCCTTAACCTTTTTGCAATTTTGTTATGCAGGAAATCATATATTTCTGAGAATTGCACTTGATACAGGAGTAAGCAAGCTTATATTTCCTGTCTTTAGAAACATCACCGCCTTGGTTCTTCTGGGTCCACTCGCGTATTTTTCAGAGAA GAAAGATAGGCCATCAATAACCACTTACTGTGTGGTACACTTTTTCCTACTTGGACTTGTTGG AATAACAATGAAAGAAGGATTCTACCTCTTGGGTTTGGAGAAAACTTCACCTACGTTTGCCGCTGCTATGCAGAATTCAGTTCCTGCCCTCACTTTTCTGATGGCTGCACTACTCAG ATATGAGAGCGTTCACTTCAATAGAATTGATGGTGTGGCTAAGGTCCTTGGTGTCCTTGCTTCTGTTGGTGGAGCTACAATCATTACCCTTTACAAGGGACCTGTTATTTATTCTCCGCGTTTAGGATTTAATCAGGAACAATACTTGACTATGATGGGGGATACCCCAGGAAAGGACTGGAACTTGGGTGGCATCTATCTCTTCTGTCACTCCTTATGTTGGTCTGGTTGGATTGTGATGCAAGCATTTGTTCTGAAAATATACTCAGCCCCGCTCACAGTTTCTGCATTTACGTGCTTCTTTGGTGTTGTGCAGTTTTTGACAATTGCAGCTTTTTTTGAGAAGGATTCCAAAGCCTGGCAGTTCAATTCTAGTGGAGAGATCTACAGTGTTTTGTTCTCG GGAGTGGTGACTTCAGGGCTGGCATCAGCAATACAGATATGGACTATTGGCAAAGGAGGGCCAGTTCTTGCTTCAATTTATCTACCTTTACAAACATTACTAGTAGCTGTGATGGCATCTATTATTTTCGGTGAAGAATTCTTCTTGGGAGG GATTATTGGAGCATTCTTAATCATATTCGGTTTGTATCTTGTTGTATGGGGAAGAAGTCAAGAAACCAAGACTCTCAGAGAGGTCATAGGCCCCCTTGATTCCAAGAATCACTGGGAAGAAAGAAGTGACGCTTTTTCTCTTAACCAACCGTTGATTACTGCACAAAGCTCTTAG
- the LOC108335149 gene encoding protein RTE1-HOMOLOG isoform X2, with amino-acid sequence MHNNNNPNKLKKYRVKKIISLYTLRLLGSVAQCAGRVQILLSAIQELDTEQQEEMMERSYSQTMQIDPKRARFPCSIVWSPLPVISWFIPCIGHIGICREDGVILDFAGPNFVCVDHFAFGAATRYFQIPKEKCCIPLGQSAYNGEEDYTQGENIVDLRTWDDALRKSTQEFQHRSYNLFTCNCHSFVVNNLNRLDFLSGGWNVVNLAIFILFNGRWVSKASMLRSIIPFVVVFFLGVAFGGFTFLKFWFFFTSILIGWFLLGTYCFKNLIQL; translated from the exons ATGCACAACAACAATAATCCCAATAAGCTGAAAAAGTACAGAGTTAAGAAGATAATTAGTTTATACACACTGCGTTTACTAGGCTCTGTTGCACAGTGTGCGGGCAGGGTACAGATTCTTCTGTCTGCTATACAAG AGTTGGATACTGAACAACAGGAGGAGATGATGGAAAGAAGTTATTCGCAAACTATGCAAATTGATCCCAAAAGGGCTCGATTTCCATGCTCTATTGTGTGGTCACCACTTCCTGTGATATCGTGGTTCATTCCTTGCATCGGGCACATTGGCATCTGCAGAGAGGATGGAGTAATATTGGATTTTGCAGGGCCTAATTTTGTGTGTGTAGACCATTTTGCATTTGGAGCCGCCACTCGCTATTTTCAGATTCCCAAAGAAAAG TGTTGCATACCTTTGGGCCAGTCTGCGTACAATGGTGAGGAAGACTACACGCAGGGAGAAAATATAGTTGATTTAAGGACTTGGGATGATGCACTGAGGAAAAGCACTCAAGAATTCCAGCATCGATCTTACAATCTCTTTACCTGCAACTGCCACTCGTTTGTTGTCAATAATTTAAACAGGTTGGATTTCTTGTCTGGTGGATGGAATGTGGTGAACCTtgcaattttcattttattcaatGGTCGTTGGGTCAGCAAAGCATCTATGCTTCGATCTATCATACCATTTGTGGTTGTATTTTTTCTTGGAGTCGCATTCGGGGGCTTCACTTTCTTGAAGTTTTGGTTCTTTTTCACTTCCATTCTTATTGGTTGGTTCCTGCTTGGTACTTATTGTTTCAAGAACCTGATTCAGTTGTAG
- the LOC108335290 gene encoding protein WALLS ARE THIN 1 isoform X2, with protein sequence MLPERANLHIALTFLQFCYAGNHIFLRIALDTGVSKLIFPVFRNITALVLLGPLAYFSEKKDRPSITTYCVVHFFLLGLVGITMKEGFYLLGLEKTSPTFAAAMQNSVPALTFLMAALLRYESVHFNRIDGVAKVLGVLASVGGATIITLYKGPVIYSPRLGFNQEQYLTMMGDTPGKDWNLGGIYLFCHSLCWSGWIVMQAFVLKIYSAPLTVSAFTCFFGVVQFLTIAAFFEKDSKAWQFNSSGEIYSVLFSGVVTSGLASAIQIWTIGKGGPVLASIYLPLQTLLVAVMASIIFGEEFFLGGAGLLEHS encoded by the exons ATGTTGCCCGAACGAGCTAATCTGCACATAGCCTTAACCTTTTTGCAATTTTGTTATGCAGGAAATCATATATTTCTGAGAATTGCACTTGATACAGGAGTAAGCAAGCTTATATTTCCTGTCTTTAGAAACATCACCGCCTTGGTTCTTCTGGGTCCACTCGCGTATTTTTCAGAGAA GAAAGATAGGCCATCAATAACCACTTACTGTGTGGTACACTTTTTCCTACTTGGACTTGTTGG AATAACAATGAAAGAAGGATTCTACCTCTTGGGTTTGGAGAAAACTTCACCTACGTTTGCCGCTGCTATGCAGAATTCAGTTCCTGCCCTCACTTTTCTGATGGCTGCACTACTCAG ATATGAGAGCGTTCACTTCAATAGAATTGATGGTGTGGCTAAGGTCCTTGGTGTCCTTGCTTCTGTTGGTGGAGCTACAATCATTACCCTTTACAAGGGACCTGTTATTTATTCTCCGCGTTTAGGATTTAATCAGGAACAATACTTGACTATGATGGGGGATACCCCAGGAAAGGACTGGAACTTGGGTGGCATCTATCTCTTCTGTCACTCCTTATGTTGGTCTGGTTGGATTGTGATGCAAGCATTTGTTCTGAAAATATACTCAGCCCCGCTCACAGTTTCTGCATTTACGTGCTTCTTTGGTGTTGTGCAGTTTTTGACAATTGCAGCTTTTTTTGAGAAGGATTCCAAAGCCTGGCAGTTCAATTCTAGTGGAGAGATCTACAGTGTTTTGTTCTCG GGAGTGGTGACTTCAGGGCTGGCATCAGCAATACAGATATGGACTATTGGCAAAGGAGGGCCAGTTCTTGCTTCAATTTATCTACCTTTACAAACATTACTAGTAGCTGTGATGGCATCTATTATTTTCGGTGAAGAATTCTTCTTGGGAGG TGCAGGATTATTGGAGCATTCTTAA
- the LOC108335747 gene encoding uncharacterized protein LOC108335747 — protein sequence MRKRDLAILMLSAFAIFFTLQQDGGISFKEAWMHLTDDYPIKYEAERLPPPLVADLNGDGKKEVLVATNDAKIQVLEPHSRRVDEGFSEARVLAEVSLLPDKVRVMSGRRPVAMATGTIDRYKIGQPQKQVLVVVTSGWSVMCFDSNLQKLWENNLQEDFPHNAHHREVAISISNYTLKHGDTGLIIVGGRMETQPHIFMDPFEDIGARFAEQKRRSTTEKEASENSGTVDLRHFAFYAFAGRSGAVKWSRKNENIEVHSSDASQLLPQHNYKLDVHALNARQPGEFECREFRESILGVMPHRWARREDTLLKLAHFRRHKRKSLKKTPGKSMSYPFHKPEENHPPGKDTTKKISNIIGKAANYAGSAKSKKHLPYVPTITNYTQVWWVPNVVVAHQKEGIEALHLASGRTICKLHLQEGGLHADINGDGVLDHVQAVGGNGAEQTVASGSMEVLRPCWAVATSGVPVREQLFNVSICHYTHFNLFQHGELYRSYGQGSDSASLEVATPILIPRSDGHRHRKGSHGDVIFLTNRGEITSYSPGLHGHDAIWQWQQSTGVTWSNLPSPSGMMEGGLVVPTLKPLPLRLHDNQEMILAAGEQEAVIMSPGGSILATIELPGPPTHVLICEDFSNDGLTDLILVTSNGLYGFVQTRQPGALFFSMLVGCLIVVMGVIFVTQHLNSTKGKPRPSSVPR from the exons ATGAGGAAGCGGGATTTGGCAATTCTTATGCTCTCCGCTTTCGCTATTTTCTTCACTCTTCAG CAAGATGGCGGTATTTCGTTCAAAGAGGCGTGGATGCACCTAACCGATGACTATCCAATCAAATACGAAGCCGAACGTCTTCCGCCGCCTCTCGTCGCCGATCTCAACGGAGACGGTAAAAAGGAAGTTCTTGTAGCTACTAACGACGCCAAAATTCAG GTTTTGGAGCCCCATAGTAGACGTGTCGATGAAGGATTCAGTGAGGCGCGAGTGTTGGCCGAGGTGTCTCTGTTGCCCGACAAAGTACGTGTCATGTCTGGGAGACGGCCTGTTGCTATGGCCACCGGCACTATTGACCGGTATAAAATTGGACAGCCGCAGAAACAGGTTTTGGTTGTAGTAACGTCAGGTTGGTCTGTAATGTGTTTTGATTCCAACCTCCAAAAGTTGTGGGAAAATAATTTACAG GAAGATTTTCCTCATAATGCTCACCATAGGGAAGTTGCTATCTCTATAAGCAATTACACTCTAAAGCATGGAGATACAGGATTGATAATTGTTGGTGGCAGGATGGAAACGCAGCCACAT ATTTTCATGGATCCTTTTGAAGACATAGGAGCAAGATTTGCTGAGCAAAAACGAAGAAGTACTACTGAAAAGGAG GCTTCTGAAAACTCTGGAACTGTGGATTTACGCCATTTTGCATTTTATGCATTTGCTGGTCGATCTGGTGCTGTAAAATGGAGCAGAAAAAATGAG AACATTGAAGTGCATTCTTCAGATGCTTCACAATTACTTCCACAGCATAACTACAAGCTTGATGTTCATGCTCTGAATGCCCGTCAACCTGGAGAG TTTGAATGCAGGGAATTCAGAGAATCAATCTTGGGAGTCATGCCTCATCGCTGG GCTAGGAGAGAAGATACTTTGTTGAAGCTTGCCCACTTCAGACGGCACAAGAGAAAATCATTGAAGAAAACTCCTGGAAAGTCGATGAGTTATCCTTTTCACAAGCCTGAGGAAAACCATCCTCCAGGGAAGGACACAaccaaaaaaatttcaaacataatTGGAAAGGCAGCAAATTATGCTGGTTCAGCAAAATCTAAGAAG CACCTTCCCTATGTTCCCACCATAACCAACTACACTCAGGTTTGGTGGGTTCCTAATGTTGTTGTGGCTCATCAGAAGGAGGGAATAGAAGCACTTCATCTAGCATCTGGCCGAACAATATGCAAG CTTCATCTTCAGGAAGGTGGCCTGCATGCTGATATTAATGGTGATGGAGTACTAGATCATGTGCAG GCTGTTGGAGGAAATGGTGCCGAGCAGACTGTAGCCAGTGGGTCTATGGAAGTGCTACGTCCTTGTTGGGCTGTAGCAACATCTGGTGTACCAGTACGGGAACAACTCTTTAACGTATCCATTTGTCATTATACCCATTTTAACTTATTCCAACATGGAGAACTTTATAGAAGCTACGGTCAAGGTTCAGATAGTGCCTCTTTAGAGGTAGCAACACCTATTCTAATTCCTCGAAGTGACGGTCATAGGCATCGGAAGGGAAGCCATGGTGATGTTATCTTCTTGACAAATCGTGGAGAG ATTACATCATACTCCCCTGGCTTGCATGGTCATGATGCTATTTGGCAGTGGCAACAATCAACTGGTGTTACATGGTCAAATCTACCTTCCCCATCAGGAATGATGGAAGGTGGTCTGGTGGTTCCCACACTAAAGCCTCTTCCCTTGCGGTTGCATGATAATCAGGAAATGATCCTTGCAGCTGGGGAACAGGAAGCCGTGATAATGTCACCAGGAGGAAGTATATTGGCTACAATTGAATTACCTGGCCCACCAACACACGTTTTGATCTGTGAGGACTTTTCAAATGATGGGCTCACTGACCTTATTCTTGTCACCTCTAATGGACTGTACGGCTTTGTTCAGACCAGGCAACCGGGTGCTCTCTTCTTCAGCATGCTAGTTGGTTGTCTCATAGTCGTGATGGGGGTTATATTTGTCACCCAGCACTTGAATTCCACAAAGGGGAAGCCTCGTCCCTCATCGGTTCCTCGGTGA
- the LOC108335149 gene encoding protein RTE1-HOMOLOG isoform X1, whose amino-acid sequence MHNNNNPNKLKKYRVKKIISLYTLRLLGSVAQCAGRVQILLSAIQVSNIVLPTFTMGEELDTEQQEEMMERSYSQTMQIDPKRARFPCSIVWSPLPVISWFIPCIGHIGICREDGVILDFAGPNFVCVDHFAFGAATRYFQIPKEKCCIPLGQSAYNGEEDYTQGENIVDLRTWDDALRKSTQEFQHRSYNLFTCNCHSFVVNNLNRLDFLSGGWNVVNLAIFILFNGRWVSKASMLRSIIPFVVVFFLGVAFGGFTFLKFWFFFTSILIGWFLLGTYCFKNLIQL is encoded by the exons ATGCACAACAACAATAATCCCAATAAGCTGAAAAAGTACAGAGTTAAGAAGATAATTAGTTTATACACACTGCGTTTACTAGGCTCTGTTGCACAGTGTGCGGGCAGGGTACAGATTCTTCTGTCTGCTATACAAG TCAGTAATATAGTTTTACCGACTTTTACAATGGGAGAAGAGTTGGATACTGAACAACAGGAGGAGATGATGGAAAGAAGTTATTCGCAAACTATGCAAATTGATCCCAAAAGGGCTCGATTTCCATGCTCTATTGTGTGGTCACCACTTCCTGTGATATCGTGGTTCATTCCTTGCATCGGGCACATTGGCATCTGCAGAGAGGATGGAGTAATATTGGATTTTGCAGGGCCTAATTTTGTGTGTGTAGACCATTTTGCATTTGGAGCCGCCACTCGCTATTTTCAGATTCCCAAAGAAAAG TGTTGCATACCTTTGGGCCAGTCTGCGTACAATGGTGAGGAAGACTACACGCAGGGAGAAAATATAGTTGATTTAAGGACTTGGGATGATGCACTGAGGAAAAGCACTCAAGAATTCCAGCATCGATCTTACAATCTCTTTACCTGCAACTGCCACTCGTTTGTTGTCAATAATTTAAACAGGTTGGATTTCTTGTCTGGTGGATGGAATGTGGTGAACCTtgcaattttcattttattcaatGGTCGTTGGGTCAGCAAAGCATCTATGCTTCGATCTATCATACCATTTGTGGTTGTATTTTTTCTTGGAGTCGCATTCGGGGGCTTCACTTTCTTGAAGTTTTGGTTCTTTTTCACTTCCATTCTTATTGGTTGGTTCCTGCTTGGTACTTATTGTTTCAAGAACCTGATTCAGTTGTAG
- the LOC128194304 gene encoding uncharacterized protein LOC128194304 has product MASGSVLSFSGSPSITSEKLNGKNYMSWSAAVEMWFLGQGRYDHLEQDGSQVPSDIAEQWKQADFQLCALLWQSVEPRLLISLRAFKTCHTFWKKAQSIYANDIQRLYDTANKLACLKMTDHDMVSFMTEAQAAVEELRMFLEVESSEDIKKKLDKYYMVMILRALHPDLNHIRDQLLTSHEVPSMEALTTRLLRVPVPQSQEAHDTIAPSLMVATRGRGGRGTRGGGRGGRGNQQCSYCKRMGHIRENCYSLHGFPSKTANISQAETSTSNSKFTEEEYQEYLRLKSNSLAQSSQSSSTSTACISQSMAGPNSWVIDSGASDHISGAWLGETDWRRI; this is encoded by the exons ATGGCATCTggaagtgttctttctttctctggaagtccctcAATCACTTCCGAAAAGCTAAATGGAAAGAATTATATGTCTTGGTCTGCTGCTGtagaaatgtggttccttggtcaaggacgttatgaccaccttgagcaggATGGGAGTCAAGTACCTTCTGACATAGctgaacaatggaaacaagctgATTTTCAATTGTGTGCCCTCTTGTGGCAATCTGTGGAACCCCgacttttgatatctcttagaGCCTTCAAGACATGTCAcactttttggaagaaagctcaaagcatttatgctaatgatattcaacgtctctatgataccGCAAACAAGCTCGCCTGTCTCAAAatgacagaccatgatatggtctccttcatgactgaagcccaagcagctgtggaagaattgagaatgttcttggaagtggaatcttcggaagatatcaaaaagaagcttgacaagtattatatggtgatgatcctccgtgctttgcatccagatttgaatcacatcagagatcaacttctgacaAGTCATGAAGTCCCTTCTATGGAAGCCTTAACCACACGTCTTCTTCGTGTTCCTGTGCCTCAGTCTCAGGAAGCTCATGACACAATAGCACCATCTCTCATGGTTGCCacgcgaggaagaggaggacgtggaactagaggaggaggacgtggaggtcggGGAAATCAACAGTGCTCTTACTGTAAGAGGATGGGTCACATCCGAGAAAACTGCTACTCCTTGCATGGCTTTCCTTCAAAAACTGCCAATATATCTCAggctgaaacttccacttccaactccaagtttactgaggaagagtatcaagagtatctgcgcttaaagtctaacagcttggcacaatcATCTCAGTCCTCAAGTACGTCCACagcttgcatttctcaatccatggcAGGTccaaattcatgggtaattgactcgggtgcttctgatcacatttctg gagcgtggctcggggagacagattggagaaggatatga
- the LOC108335149 gene encoding protein RTE1-HOMOLOG isoform X3 has protein sequence MGEELDTEQQEEMMERSYSQTMQIDPKRARFPCSIVWSPLPVISWFIPCIGHIGICREDGVILDFAGPNFVCVDHFAFGAATRYFQIPKEKCCIPLGQSAYNGEEDYTQGENIVDLRTWDDALRKSTQEFQHRSYNLFTCNCHSFVVNNLNRLDFLSGGWNVVNLAIFILFNGRWVSKASMLRSIIPFVVVFFLGVAFGGFTFLKFWFFFTSILIGWFLLGTYCFKNLIQL, from the exons ATGGGAGAAGAGTTGGATACTGAACAACAGGAGGAGATGATGGAAAGAAGTTATTCGCAAACTATGCAAATTGATCCCAAAAGGGCTCGATTTCCATGCTCTATTGTGTGGTCACCACTTCCTGTGATATCGTGGTTCATTCCTTGCATCGGGCACATTGGCATCTGCAGAGAGGATGGAGTAATATTGGATTTTGCAGGGCCTAATTTTGTGTGTGTAGACCATTTTGCATTTGGAGCCGCCACTCGCTATTTTCAGATTCCCAAAGAAAAG TGTTGCATACCTTTGGGCCAGTCTGCGTACAATGGTGAGGAAGACTACACGCAGGGAGAAAATATAGTTGATTTAAGGACTTGGGATGATGCACTGAGGAAAAGCACTCAAGAATTCCAGCATCGATCTTACAATCTCTTTACCTGCAACTGCCACTCGTTTGTTGTCAATAATTTAAACAGGTTGGATTTCTTGTCTGGTGGATGGAATGTGGTGAACCTtgcaattttcattttattcaatGGTCGTTGGGTCAGCAAAGCATCTATGCTTCGATCTATCATACCATTTGTGGTTGTATTTTTTCTTGGAGTCGCATTCGGGGGCTTCACTTTCTTGAAGTTTTGGTTCTTTTTCACTTCCATTCTTATTGGTTGGTTCCTGCTTGGTACTTATTGTTTCAAGAACCTGATTCAGTTGTAG